A window of the Citrus sinensis cultivar Valencia sweet orange chromosome 9, DVS_A1.0, whole genome shotgun sequence genome harbors these coding sequences:
- the LOC102615386 gene encoding ubiquitin carboxyl-terminal hydrolase 2, giving the protein MGKRAERKSRAAAAKQKQAAARAPKSVLQQSKPVESTDDGVPVMKERKPCPHLDKGIDSDKISVKIGSSDPIRCEDCREGVGDRRGKKGKGKHGKKKGSSLVDSKAIWVCLGCGHYACGGVGLPTTPQSHVVRHARQTRHPLVIQWENPHLRWCFPCNTLIPVEKTEENGENKDALSEVVKLIKGRSTEISSVDVEDAWFGSGNVNSEIKSESTVVSGSDLDGNACYVVRGLANLGNTCFFNSVMQNLLAMSQLQDYFLNAELTFGPLTIALKKLFAETKPETGLRNVINPRSFFGCICSKAPQFKGYQQHDSHELLRCLLDGLCSEELAFRKRNSPSEGNGISSNQGPVFVDYVFGGQIASTVRCVECGHSSTVYEPFLDLSLPVPTKKAPSKKTQPASRAKKTKLPPKKSGRIRSKGTKDTHAVTTQSISNLSISRKSQSLTESTAPLSENVVSSSGGSQLLDSVGSPTVATQCGSALQNVPADPLPQHDQVIDIPVEQTVASLDDFWLDYIEPKTTGDVLDSTWQKSDVSVIQDSTDFAWLDYIEPETISDEHGLTLQNNDVLFVQDSGEKNEVSDDSLINSNQIPLLDSKPNLQADSSSGDAGEDELPLVVQDSEVILLPYNEEISTTAEKISGEGEASSSVVGCRQEEVDFDGFGDLFNEPETAIGPVPRPSSGTESVGSGFVVGNSSDSDPDEVDDSDSPVSVESCLVHFIKPELLTDDNAWDCESCSKTLQRQKLEALKRRAKLASKPLINGGETSNQNDIQGSSLTDVDSLCNGDAKTNNDLNTFCESLVSQSGKTDCFNQDCAEVESGLTNDVNPAVPQREKGKMKINDAVEMQSRSLCLRDSCSQESITDQDEGSCSVDGATSSGYSAEKVYQSDSQLVAGNCESEESKVEEINSKIVKVKRDATKRVLINKAPPILTIHLKRFSQDARGRLSKLNGHVNFSEIINLRPYMDPGCTDHDNYDYRLVGVVEHLGTMRGGHYVAYVRGGPKNKVKAKKESVGGVWYHASDVYVREVSLEEVLRCEAYILFYEKI; this is encoded by the exons ATGGGGAAAAGGGCTGAGAGGAAGAGTAGAGCTGCTGCTGCTAAGCAGAAGCAGGCTGCTGCCCGTGCTCCTAAGAGTGTTCTTCAACAATCAAAACCTGTTGAGAGTACTGATGATGGAGTTCCGGTcatgaaagagagaaaacCATGCCCCCATCTTGACAAGGGTATTGATTCAGATAAAATTTCAGTTAAAATTGGGTCTTCAGATCCTATTAGATGCGAAGATTGTAGAGAAGGTGTAGGTGATAGACGAGGGAAGAAGGGAAAGGGTAAACATGGTAAGAAGAAGGGCAGTTCCTTGGTGGATTCAAAAGCAATTTGGGTTTGCTTAGGTTGTGGACATTATGCTTGTGGAGGGGTCGGACTTCCTACAACCCCTCAAAGCCACGTGGTTCGGCATGCTAGACAAACCCGTCATCCCTTGGTGATCCAATGGGAAAATCCTCATCTCCGGTGGTGCTTCCCATGCAATACACTCATTCCAGTTGAAAAAACGGAGgaaaatggtgaaaataaagatgctTTATCGGAggttgtaaaattaattaaggggCGATCTACAGAAATTTCATCGGTGGATGTTGAGGATGCTTGGTTTGGAAGTGGCAACGTCAATAGTGAAATCAAATCTGAAAGTACCGTAGTGAGTGGGAGTGACTTAGATGGAAATGCTTGTTATGTGGTAAGAGGGTTGGCTAATCTTGGAAACACTTGCTTCTTCAATTCAGTGATGCAAAATCTTCTTGCCATGAGTCAGTTGCAGGATTACTTCTTGAATGCGGAGTTAACTTTTGGACCTCTTACTATTGCTTTGAAGAAGCTTTTTGCTGAAACAAAACCAGAGACGGGATTGAGAAATGTGATAAATCCAAGATCCTTTTTTGGGTGCATCTGTTCCAAGGCTCCCCAATTCAAGGGATATCAGCAGCATGACAGCCATGAATTGCTTCGTTGCTTACTTGATGGACTGTGTAGCGAGGAGTTGGCcttcagaaaaagaaatagcCCTTCCGAGGGAAATGGAATTTCCTCAAATCAGGGTCCTGTTTTTGTGGATTATGTGTTTGGAGGCCAAATTGCTAGTACTGTTCGTTGTGTGGAATGTGGACATTCCTCAACAGTGTATGAGCCATTTTTAGATCTTTCCCTTCCGGTTCCTACAAAGAAAGCTCCATCTAAGAAGACTCAACCCGCCTCTCGAGCCAAGAAAACTAAACTGCCGCCAAAGAAAAGTGGAAGAATTCGATCTAAAGGTACCAAAGATACTCATGCAGTAACAACACAAAGTATTTCAAATCTATCAATCAGCcgcaagtctcaaagcctgacGGAGTCTACTGCACCTCTTAGTGAAAATGTGGTGAGTTCTTCTGGCGGTTCTCAATTACTAGATTCAGTTGGCTCACCTACCGTGGCCACCCAATGTGGTTCAGCTTTACAGAATGTCCCAGCTGATCCACTCCCTCAGCATGACCAAGTTATTGATATTCCAGTTGAACAAACAGTGGCTTCATTGGATGATTTTTGGTTGGATTACATTGAACCTAAAACTACTGGAGATGTGCTGGATTCGACTTGGCAAAAGAGTGATGTGTCAGTTATTCAAGATTCTACAGATTTTGCATGGTTGGATTACATTGAACCAGAAACTATATCAGATGAGCATGGCTTGACTTTGCAAAATAATGATGTTTTGTTTGTTCAAGATTCTGGAGAGAAGAATGAGGTGTCAGatgattctttaattaattctaatcAGATTCCCTTACTTGATTCAAAGCCAAATCTACAAGCAGATTCTTCTTCTGGGGATGCTGGCGAGGATGAGCTACCACTAGTGGTTCAAGATTCAGAAGTTATCTTGCTTCCATACAATGAAGAAATTTCAACTACTGCAGAGAAAATAAGTGGAGAAGGTGAGGCCTCCTCATCAGTTGTGGGCTGTAGACAAGAGGAAGTGGACTTTGATGGTTTTGGTGACTTATTTAATGAGCCTGAGACTGCTATAGGACCAGTTCCAAGGCCATCTTCGGGTACTGAAAGTGTGGGGAGTGGTTTTGTAGTAGGAAACAGCAGTGACTCCGATCCAGATGAGGTTGATGATTCAGATTCTCCAGTGTCTGTTGAGAGCTGTTTGGTTCATTTCATAAAACCAGAGCTTCTCACTGATGATAATGCTTGGGATTGTGAGAGCTGTTCAAAAACTCTGCAACGCCAGAAGTTGGAAGCTTTGAAGAGGAGGGCCAAACTTGCTTCTAAACCTTTGATCAATGGAGGTGAAACCAGCAACCAAAATGATATACAGGGTTCAAGTCTTACGGATGTTGACAGTCTTTGTAATGGAGATGCCAAAACTAATAATGATCTGAACACTTTCTGTGAAAGCTTGGTTTCGCAGAGTGGGAAGACTGATTGTTTTAATCAAGATTGTGCAGAAGTTGAAAGTGGCCTAACAAATGACGTGAATCCAGCTGTTCCGCAAAgggaaaagggaaaaatgaaGATTAATGATGCAGTGGAAATGCAATCACGTTCTTTGTGTTTGCGTGATTCTTGCAGTCAAGAAAGCATCACTGATCAAGATGAAGGTTCTTGTAGTGTTGATGGGGCTACTAGTAGTGGGTATTCTGCGGAAAAAGTTTACCAGAGTGACTCTCAGCTTGTTGCTGGAAACTGTGAATCAGAGGAAAGCAAAGTTGAGGAGATAAATTCCAAAATTGTAAAAGTGAAGAGAGATGCAACCAAAAGAGTACTTATAAATAAGGCTCCACCTATTTTGACCATTCATCTAAAGAGGTTCAGCCAGGATGCCCGTGGTCGCTTGAGTAAATTGAATGGCCATGTCAATTTCAGTGAAATAATCAATCTTAGACCTTATATGGATCCCGG GTGCACAGACCATGATAACTATGATTATCGTCTAGTTGGCGTAGTGGAGCATTTGGGAACCATGAGAGGTGGTCACTATGTTGCATATGTGAGAGGAGgtccaaaaaataaagttaaggCCAAGAAAGAAAGTGTTGGTGGTGTATGGTATCACGCTAGTGATGTCTATGTTCGTGAAGTTTCTCTGGAAGAAGTTCTTCGCTGTGAGGCATACATCTTATTCtatgaaaaaatttga